The sequence TGAGGCATACAGGCATACGATGCACACATATGCATTGATAGAATTTAACTTTTTGAATAACAAATGTCTGTAAAATTTGATGAGACATGGGTTACTGTGTAATTCTACGTACGTGCTCTTATTGGTGTGCATGATATTTGATCTTATATCAATGTTCTACCTCATAGCTATGTCAAATCAAGAACTAGTCAATGCTGGGATGAAAACAATGGATGAGACCGATCAGGCCATTGAACGCACGAAAAAGGTACTTTTGTAGCAGCAATTTGAAGCCGGGTGTTTTTGGTTGTTATTACCTGCAATGTATTCTTAAATCTTTGAATTTTACCATTAGGTTGTGGAACAAACAATTGAAGTGGGAACTCAGACTGCTACTACATTAAAAGGCCAAGTACGATTGCTTCAACTTGTCTTCAtaataattgattttttcatggTTTAGCCttataaacattttttttatctgaATGGTTTAGCCTTATAACCATTAGTTTTAACTATTGCAGACAGATCAAATGGGTCGCATTGTTAATGAGTTGGACACAATTCAGTTCTCAATCAAGAAGGCCTCCCAGCTTGTGAAGGAGATTGGTAGACAGGTTAGTCTTTGCTCCATATATAATTTATGTGTCTCCgttttttaaactaaatttGTTGACTTATTATCTTTTTCAATTGGTTTTCAGATTGCGACAGATAAATGCATCATGCTTTTTCTATTCCTTATTGTCGTAGGTGTTATAGCAATCATTGTGGTGAAGGTATATACTGaatttattagttttataaagcttttcatttttatattagtaATTATAGAGCCCTTTCTAAGATGCACTTTCAGAAGTTTTTGGAAAGAAGAGTCTTTATTAGAGCTTTTAAAGGTTATAGAAACAATTAAGTGTCGTTTGGTAAGAAGAGTtccaaatttattttcttaaagagGATGTTAAGGAGGAGAATATGATTGTGCTTTTGCAATGACATGTTTTTTTAATTGATGTTTCTTCTCTACTCTCATTAATCATGTTATATCAATATCCAGATTGTGAATCCAAGTAACAAAGACATTAGGGACATCCCTGGATTGGCACCACCTGCCCCAAGTCGGAAGCTATTATATCTGAGGACCGCAGATTATTTGGAATAAGATTGTGTTATATCACAAGATTTATTTCGTCCATCCATCCCATTACTATGGCGGATGGAAAGGAAGCTGCTCAAAAGGGATGTTATTTGCGAGCATCACTCGGttcttttttcatttattttcaatagCTGAATCCATTCTTGCTTGAGTTGTGCATATCCTGTGTTGTGATTCTGTGTAAATCACATGCGAGTTCTTCTAGCTTTGTTTTGATTTCGATGATATGATTCGTTTCATTCtgtaattttttcaaagattgttTAGTAAGTTGCCGGAGATGATGATGGTGGTGTTCCCCTTTTCTTTTCTCGCCTGTGAATCCACGCTGTACATGTCCCACGAAAGGAGATTGATTGTATGATCTTTGAGAATATGTATGTATGCTAACactttttttattcttctttctaTAAATCTTTTACGTGGGATGGTTGGATTTTGGAGCAGCATTCTTTAAATTGGATGTAGATTTTGGTTCAAGTCatgtcattattattattatatggaTTATGGCTCTTACTATGGGGCTATTTTCTCCGTGATTGATTCATTTCACTCTGAACAATGAAAAATGTATGAGTCTGACTTTTGAGCTCTTAACTCTCTTCCATTTTTGTCTTCATGCCAAAAATGATTGGGGGTTATTTTTTCTCGTGATTGACTTCAGAATTTGAGATTAGAGTTTTCTTTGTACAAGTACAAATAGTACCACATTGTCCTGATATGTAGACTTATAGTAGATGACAAGAAGAGGAAGTAATGTTTAATGAAAACTACCTCAAAAGCTTAACTAATAAGAACAAGTGTTTTAGATTACCAAAATACAGAAACACTTTGGCTATATTATGTACAGACGAAGCTACTATATATTTTTGTCTTCCTTCTATTTCTGTTTTTGGTTGTGTGAATGGTggacaaaacaaaagaaagaatAAGTTTTTTTGCTGAGAAATAAGGGATCATGTGGTGCAGATTCTGTTCCCATCTCTTTGGCCTATGGCAGTTCTGGCGACCACGTGCTAGCTATAGGAGTCTTATACTTCATCAGTACTTAAACCTCAGTTTCTATCCTAAATATAGTCTACCACAACGCTAGTTTTCAAGGGCTAAACATAATTCCTCACAATTGCTTGGTGACAATCGAATTCTTGACCCAAGCAAGAGAGGAGGCCAGTAAAGGCTTCCCTACCACTATACCACATGTgatttgtactatttttttttttttttttttttttttaaatacaatttaaaattttgaatcatataaatatcatatttatttGTATGAACTAAATTAATTATACGATAGTATAAGAGTTGCTAGCTATGAGACACCTTGGTGCTTAGTGGTGTTCTATAATTGATTAggagttttttatattttttattaaagtaaaatatgtAGGATTCGATATTGAATTGCACCGATATTACATATCACAAAAGTGCTAGTCACCATGGGTGCTCTTCAGCATTTCTTTTaggataaatatcattttggaccctatgttttaaaaattattgattggTCCATTTGTagactgtattttctaaaatagtataaaatagtATCCTTAACTAATTTTTTGTGAAAATAAACTTTCATAATAGCTCAATTTAaaggtgttatgacaaaactggttaCATTTCTACATCTGTTCGTACTAAGAATTGTCTTCaaattggttatattaaaaaaattgtcaaaaattgagctcagtgtcttattttgtactattttgaaaaatacagtgtctattttgtcatttaacaaaacaaaaaattcaatcaataactttacaaaatacagactccaaaatagtATTAATACTCTCTTTTACTATTATTGATAATAGAACAATTATGAATACATGTAAGAAACATAACTACTACATTAACAACATTGTAATGAATTATGATAGCGATTTCATTCATTTATgagtataaatatatacacattaataaatattatgatttaTGATTTCCCAATAAGAATTAATAAGGGTTATTAAACACTTCATGTtgttgaaacaatttaataacaaattCCAATACAATAAGATATTAGGAGCCTTATAGCAAGAAATGCTTGACTTATATATTGATTTGGAGACATGCTTTTTGTTCTCTTGGAAAACATAAATTACTGAGATAAGTGTAAACATAAGCTAAAACTTTCTAAGAACCCATACTAAACATCCTCATTCCCAACCCAATAAACAATCATACCAATACCAAACACCCCCTTTGGTTTTCATTCTTCATCAACAGAGATGGTGTCAACTTGTTCATCCATTCTAAAAGGCCACTCACCTCtcacaatacaaaattaaatattacaaaacgAATTTCCTAAGGGCTTTCTAAGAAAGAATCTCTCCCATCAGGaaagaatatttatatatatatatatatagttgaaaTTGCACTATAGCTGCCTCACCTTTGTTTCCTAGTCTGGTTTGGTTCTTCCCTTACAAAACATGAGcacatatatatagatatatgtatataataatataaaaatatatttatatatttggttTGCCAAGCTGTGTTCTTCCAAGGTAAGACAATCTTGCCGACGGCATTAGAGGTGCTTCTTCATCACCAAATGTTTCAATTGCAGAACCTGTTCCCCCACTGATATCGCTACTGTTATTTGGCACGAATATATCTGATGATTTCTTCTCCAACTTCCAGTCCTGTATTACATATTCGATCACTATGTCATTCGGTTTAGCTCAATGGTTTTGTAAGATTCATTGAGtttatgaaaagtaaaattcaGCTTAGAGTATAACCGACCTTAGCGATTCTATCAGGAAGACCTTCGGCAGGCAGTTGAGAAGCGCTGTCCTTAACCTTTATGTAATTGTACATGACCACACCGCATAGTGCTGCAATGCAAAAAGACTAGATGAGAAACTATTGGTTAACCGAAATTTTCAAAATCTAAAAGAATGTCAAGGTAGAGAACTACCTATTGCATATCCAATGATGTTCAACCCAGTTATAGTTGATTCTGGAAATATAACGGTCGAAAGGGCTATGAGAATCCAGTCTTTCAAGACACCAGCAACACGAATTGTAACTGCTCCAGTTCTACCGATCACTAAGAAAATGGAGAAGTTCAAGGCCAACGCACAAAGAGCATTGCTGAAAAAGATCCAGAAATTGAACTGAATCTGGGATACTTCTATTGCAGGCTTTTCGAGCAGAAACCATGGTATGAATAGAAAAACAAAACTGCATTCACAAAATAATAACAGGAAGCAAACATTAGCACCAATTATAACAACGGGTATATCGCCTCTTCGATTACCCCCTCCCCGAAAACACCAAAGGTATAATTTGAAAATACATACCTGCATGGAGCAATATAATATAAGCTGGTGATAGGATTTAAAGTCAAGCCCTTTTTCTGTAGAAGGACTTGTGTTAGGACCAGCCTAAGAGCTTCTGCAAAGATGCCCGTTACCTGGTAAAGTGTACCAACTACATTAAAATGAATCTCCCCGTATGAGGAAATGACAACTCCAACACTGACTAGCAGCATGTTCAAGAAGACGTCACACCTTGCTTTGTCAGTGCCACACATAACTGCCATTATAAATGTTGCGACTGGCACTGAAACAACAAAGTTTAGAAACAAGTCAAATCTTACAATAATGAGTACGAAAATGATAATCGGGAGAAAGTTAGTTGTGTGTCTTCACACTTACTTAGAGCTTTGAGCATCTGGATGAAGGCTACCGAAATATGCAAGTAAGCAGTATTTCCAAACCTGTAACCATCGAATGAAAAGATTGAGAAGACGAAGGAAGATGAAAATCGATATTTCTTCAGGTTACAGTTCAAATATCTTTTTATCTTTCACACTAATAATTTAAACTACGGAAGATGTAATTTAATAGAGGTTCGAGAATAGCAGAATCCTTTTTGAACCCCAAACTCTCTCCTCACACACACTCACCCAACCACTACCACTAGATGTAGCCTCAAGTAAATGAACTTTTGACTATACAATGAATATGAAATTGCTTAGTATCTTGATATAACATTCATGAAAATGATTGAAGGTCTTCCTCAAAAGTCCAACATCTACTTTAAGATATAAAAGACTTATCAAATCTAACCAAATAATACACACGCTTCTGTCCCACATTACTGATCACATCAACAGATTCAACATCAACTTAAGAAGTAGGGTAATAAGCATTTGAGTGCTTACCAAAGACTTGAAGCGAAAAAGGCACTTATCGGTATAACACAAGTTGCATATCTGCCACATGTGAAAAGAACAATTTAGAAAGACAAACTAAATAAGGAAATGGAAACAAATTAACAGTGtctgaagaaaagaagaaaaaggaaatatCACTATGTATGACTTACATTTCAAATGTCATTTTGACAGGAGTTGCAACCTGCAGATTCAAAAGACTATTACTAAAAAAGACATGAATATGTAATCACTAATGTATTATAAGCCTTTTTCAGAAAGAAAACATTATGAATGACCATGCCATACCTTGAACACACGGACAAGAAAAAATGCCACTGCTCCAGAAAATCCCATGTGAATCATGGTAAGTGTTATAGGAAGTGGAAAATTGAAATACTTTGGGGAGAGAACCCACTGCAAAGAAATTCATTCAAGTAAAGTCTtaacaaacataaataaattggtAAAAACACACAAAGGTGATTGAGAAAGAGAGCATACCTTGTTGTATAATATAACTCCAGAGGAAAGCAGAATGTAGATAAATAGGTAAAGATAAGTCAGCAGAAGCGGTTTGTTGATCATCTTGGACATTCTTTGCTTTCACAAACTGACCACAAAGTATTGACTCCTACCCACTAAATCACCATTTAAGGCACATATATATAGGTTCCACCCTAAAGCTAAGAACTAACCAGGAATCTTGTGTTCTTATCACTTATCAAAATGGGGAAAAGGGGAGACCATCACCTCAATAATTGACAAATCATCAAATGTTGCAATGTCTGCTCCAGCTCAGACATCTAGAACAGGAAAAAGTAAAATAAGCTGAGAATGAAAACGAAATTAGCAATGAAAAGTGCTGTAATGATGCCCTAAGAAGAAGCAAAGAATAACCCATATGATTCTTCGAAACTAATCGGCATTGTCAATGAAGTTTTCACGAATTAACCAAATGGGTCGTTCCAAGAAAcgatttttattagaaaaaaacacaaatttagCAAGTGGGCAGCTGAGTAAAATCGATCTAGACAAATATGAATGAAAACCCAAATCTtgaagaaaaattaagaaagagtAAGGAACCGAACCACCAACCTCAAGCTCAAGGGAGATGAATGAATGAAGTGGTTGAAGGTCGAATCTGAGAGTGAAGAAATAGAGGAACCGAGATCCCCAGCAAAGAAGACTGACACAGAGAGAGAAAGGTCAAATGAGTATAGGCATGTCATACaatgtaataaatataaatatagtatttaaatgAGATTGTGCCCTTGTGTGGGggctatctttttttaattatatgtgGATAGATTAAGATTAAGCAGAGAGTAACGTGAGGCTTGGAAGATGAAAAAGTTAAGTTACTTGTTACCACTGATGaatgatggtgatgatgatgatggtgagaTCAGATTCATCAGAGATTAAAGGTGTGTATTAGTGTGTGTACCttctttgtttgtttgttttgttttgttttcattaaagttaaagaaagaaaacgatatacaataaataaaaatagaatctTTTACTTTTAAGTTTCTATTTGTGTATGTAAAACTCTCATCTTTGCTTGTTTTACTTCTCTTACAATTTCTTATCCTTTGGCAGTTGGCAGTTGGCAAAAACACTTGTTTCACATTTtcctttattattattgttattattggtATTATTATGGGTGATTTTATAGTTGGGAAAGTTTATAGAACACCCTCTAATGGTGTGTTTTAAtggacttttttatttattattatttcaatatTTAGAGGAGCATTTtaatctaataatttttttatgatggtgtaattttttttcttttgaataattttatgatcgTGTAATTATTTAGagttaaatgtaaatttttagaaattttgaatccaaaaataaatattgtgttGCACTtgtgattaattttttatacgcGTGGTAGCAATTGGTAACTGTTTGAACTTTATTTCAGTAcagtaaattatttataattttctaaaaatttacgaatagtcatatataattataatgtacATAATAAAAAGATGAATTAAAAAAGTTAACCTAAATGTCGAAACACCCCTTTGAGCAAAGAGCTCAAAAAGGAAGGATTTAGAGTAGAACTCGAGAAATGAGAGGATAAGCGCTTAAGGAGTGTTGAAAGCAAAAGGCTGAGAACGCACGTAGTATAGAGAGGAACTAATCCACGTGAACCATCTGAACAGAGGAGCAACGAAGGACTAACGGTCGTTCCTACCTATAAATAGAAGACCCCATCATTAAAAAAGGATGATGAATCATCGATCGCACCAAACTAGtcaaaattctgtcagaatacaTCCTTAAGAACACTTTGAGCTCGAGAAGTAAACGCTCCAAACAAATTGAGATAATTGAGAGGGAAATTGTGTAAGCTGATAAAGATTGTATTTTTATTAGAATGAACCTGGTGTAAAGAATTCAAGTTATAATACAATTTGTGTTGAGCTAATTTTGGCATTAACATTGGGTATGCTACTGCAAATAGATGGTGTATCAAAATAACTCTTTTAGAGAGtggagtatattttttttatattatcttcATTATCATAAGGAGGAAAGTTTGTCATTTAGGTAtacatttagtttattttacaaCCGTGATTAAATTGTGTTAATCCAAAAACTTTTTTCTAGTGATGTGGATATCAATGTTTGACACGTGGCAAGAAAGATAATATCTCGGAGTTGAGTAGTCCCGAGTCATAGTAGTCAAGTTGACTTTGGGAACTCTGGAATGGGTGTTTAGATTTTGATAAGTCGTTTCCAACTCACCATATTTCAGTTTTATGTACCATGAAGATATGGACCATCCAAGTCCAGGTCTTGGGAGCTGAAAACACATAAAATTGCACCTCAAAAATCGACCCGGCCACCTAGGGTTTCACtcaacgcccaggttgacagCCCAACTAGAAGTTTCTAGGACGGTCTTAGTGCGAATGGGTCAAAATTTGTGTTGGGACATGAACCAGACATACCACGAGCATATTTGAGGCATTTTTAGCCTGAAACTGGACCCAGCGCCCAGGTTCACATATTGTCAACCCAAACTATTTCCAATTAGTTTTCTGACAAAGTATTTCATGCATTTTTTAGTCATtagaaataacaaaaatacaggTAGACTTGGGGAGAAAATCACAATTGCAAGGGCTTCAAAAGTGAGCCCATCTCCTAGGTTGACCAGGTGCTGGGCCCaatgcccaagttgacaatcaACCTGGTGAGCTGGTTTTGATCACTCAAATGTAAATTTTGCTCCGAGAATTCTCTATGAAATGGCCAAAAATAGGGTAGGAGACCTTTTTCTCAAGTTCAAAAACATTAGAAGTGTCAAGATGACATCCTAGAAGCTCTAAAATAAGCACCCAATGTCCAAGTTAATATATGGCCTGGTGCGCTAGGTTTTGCTTATCCAATTTTGATTTTGTCTCGACAGTTCATAtagattttcattttaattgagAGCCATGAAGTCATAATAGTCAAATTTATAACttcatattttcacttttttggCAAAGTGACTTACTCAGAAATTGGGTAGTTTCGAGTCTCTTATTTTCACAGAATAATAATATCTCAGAGAACTGGTGACCAACTTTGCCAAAACACAAAAACAGGCTAAGTGAGGTCTaaatatcacttaggcatcAAAAAGTACATTCTTGGTACGTTTTCCAACTCACCCAATGTCCAAGTTGACGTcacatgtcaacttgggcgctggaTGTCAACCTGGGTGTTCGGATGTCAACTTGAGCACTGAGTCCAGATTAACCTTCAGTAAAATAGTtataactcactcaatattgatTTGATTGACGCGACTCAACTTGCATTTCGAAGCTATTTTAATGCTCTATTAAGTCATCTTTCAAACTTTGATCGATTAATTTTTTAGCTCAAATAATATCCAATTCTCATAAGTGTGAATTTTagttttttcaatccaatccaatccgcataaGTGTGAATATCCACACTTTATAGATTGAATTAGATTAGATCGGATTAGATACTTTGTGAACAATCCTAAGCCATAGTGATTGGTGACTAGGCTAGTTATTTTAGTTGCTACCAAACTTCTTATGgatttttataagaaaatttaatatatcgTGCTTAAATATTGTGCATGGTCTCATAATATAACACCATAcaaaatattaaacaaaattTGCTACTAAAGTTTTTTAGTTCCGATTATGCcttcaaataataaaactaaacctAACTATCttccccttctctctctctctctctctctctctctctctctctctaactaTAGAAAGTAACACACACAAACACTCAACCGGAACACCATTTGCTGAAGCACCCCTTGCCAAAGTTCTCAATTTAGGTGGACCACCTAATTCCACATCAAGTGCATAGGGCCAACCCAAAATTCCACTATACCAAcacatttcttaaaaaaaataatgggtaTGCAATTTGTTTGCTAATTGTTATTGTGTTTAGTTGTATTTTGTTTGATAAGAATAGATCTACACATATTCTTCTTTTTGTTTGTCTTTTTTGTGTCTGAAACAAACTTGAGTAAATCTacgttttttggtttttttttgtgtgttttaaCGATATTTTACGATGGTTGGCGATATGTATGTGGGTTAGAGGTTAGGGGTATCGTCTTACGATATGTCGTGATGTCTTAAGATGTTGTTGCTAACATATAGTGGAGCCATCGACACTAACAATGTCTCGTGATATGTTGCGACATAGTTTGTGATTTTTTGTTTTGAATATCAAACATGTcgcatattttttgattttttgcgATAACTTTTGATGTTTGCGATTATTTGCAATAACTTATGATAATAATGCATTTCTCGACATTTTTGACATTTGAATTCATTGTTTGTCCATTTTTGTTATCAGATTCAATTATGTTTGTGATTATGTTGTATAATGGGATTTGGGCAGTTAAAAG is a genomic window of Cannabis sativa cultivar Pink pepper isolate KNU-18-1 chromosome 9, ASM2916894v1, whole genome shotgun sequence containing:
- the LOC115724067 gene encoding novel plant SNARE 13, which gives rise to MASELVMSPQLEQIHGEIRDNFRALSNGFQKLDKIKDSSRQSKQLEELTTKMRECKRLIKELDREIKDEEPRNPPDLNKQLNDEKQSMIKELNSYVALRKTYLNSLGNKKLELFDMGAGVSGEPTAEDNVQMASAMSNQELVNAGMKTMDETDQAIERTKKVVEQTIEVGTQTATTLKGQTDQMGRIVNELDTIQFSIKKASQLVKEIGRQIATDKCIMLFLFLIVVGVIAIIVVKIVNPSNKDIRDIPGLAPPAPSRKLLYLRTADYLE
- the LOC115724066 gene encoding probable sugar phosphate/phosphate translocator At3g17430, with product MSKMINKPLLLTYLYLFIYILLSSGVILYNKWVLSPKYFNFPLPITLTMIHMGFSGAVAFFLVRVFKVATPVKMTFEIYATCVIPISAFFASSLWFGNTAYLHISVAFIQMLKALMPVATFIMAVMCGTDKARCDVFLNMLLVSVGVVISSYGEIHFNVVGTLYQVTGIFAEALRLVLTQVLLQKKGLTLNPITSLYYIAPCSFVFLFIPWFLLEKPAIEVSQIQFNFWIFFSNALCALALNFSIFLVIGRTGAVTIRVAGVLKDWILIALSTVIFPESTITGLNIIGYAIALCGVVMYNYIKVKDSASQLPAEGLPDRIAKDWKLEKKSSDIFVPNNSSDISGGTGSAIETFGDEEAPLMPSARLSYLGRTQLGKPNI